In the Sus scrofa isolate TJ Tabasco breed Duroc chromosome 6, Sscrofa11.1, whole genome shotgun sequence genome, one interval contains:
- the HYI gene encoding putative hydroxypyruvate isomerase isoform X1, with protein MAPLRFSANVSWLFPELASLSARLRAAGSSGFQAAEIGWPYAEPPEALARAAREAGLQLVLINTPPGDREKGEMGLGAVPGRQAAFREGLEQAVLYAKALGCPRIHLMAGRVPQGADRAAVRGEMETVFLENLRHAAGVLAQENLVGLLEPINTRVTDPRYFLDTPQQAAAILQKAGSPNLQLQMDMFHWQIMDGNLTGNIREFLPIVGHVQVAQVPGRGEPSSPGELNFPYLFQLLEEEGYKGFVGCEYQPQGDTVEGLSWLRSYWDKRGHPRAGH; from the exons ATGGCTCCGCTGCGCTTCTCGGCTAACGTGTCCTGGCTGTTCCCGGAGCTCGCCAGCCTCTCGGCGCGGCTCCGGGCCGCGGGCAGCTCGGGCTTTCAGGCAGCCGAGATCGGCTGGCCTTACGCGGAGCCACCCGAGGCACTGGCGCGCGCGGCGCGGGAAGCAGGGCTGCAGCTGGTGCTGATCAACACGCCCCCGG GAGACCGCGAGAAGGGGGAAATGGGGCTGGGGGCCGTTCCCGGGAGGCAGGCGGCCTTTCGAGAGGGGCTGGAGCAGGCCGTGCTGTACGCCAAGGCGCTGGGCTGTCCCAG GATTCATCTGATGGCTGGCCGGGTGCCCCAGGGGGCCGATCGAGCAGCAGTCAGGGGTGAAATGGAGACAGTTTTTCTGGAGAACTTGAGGCACGCAGCTGGGGTTCTGGCTCAG GAGAACCTCGTGGGACTGCTGGAGCCCATCAACACCCGCGTCACGGACCCCCGGTACTTCCTGGATACGCCCCAGCAGG CGGCAGCCATCTTACAGAAGGCTGGGAGCCCCAACCTCCAGTTACAGATG GACATGTTCCACTGGCAGATCATGGATGGGAACCTGACTGGGAACATCCGGGAGTTCCTGCCCATTGTTG GGCACGTGCAGGTGGCCCAGGTCCCCGGCCGGGGGGAGCCCAGCAGCCCCGGAGAGCTGAATTTCCCTTATCTGTTCCAGCTGCTGGAAGAGGAAGGCTACAAAGGCTTTGTGGGCTGCGAGTACCAGCCTCAAG GAGACACGGTAGAGGGCTTGAGTTGGCTGCGTTCGTACTGGGATAAGCGGGGCCACCCACGGGCTGGCCACTGA
- the HYI gene encoding putative hydroxypyruvate isomerase isoform X2, with protein MAPLRFSANVSWLFPELASLSARLRAAGSSGFQAAEIGWPYAEPPEALARAAREAGLQLVLINTPPGDREKGEMGLGAVPGRQAAFREGLEQAVLYAKALGCPRIHLMAGRVPQGADRAAVRGEMETVFLENLRHAAGVLAQENLVGLLEPINTRVTDPRYFLDTPQQAAAILQKAGSPNLQLQMIMDGNLTGNIREFLPIVGHVQVAQVPGRGEPSSPGELNFPYLFQLLEEEGYKGFVGCEYQPQGDTVEGLSWLRSYWDKRGHPRAGH; from the exons ATGGCTCCGCTGCGCTTCTCGGCTAACGTGTCCTGGCTGTTCCCGGAGCTCGCCAGCCTCTCGGCGCGGCTCCGGGCCGCGGGCAGCTCGGGCTTTCAGGCAGCCGAGATCGGCTGGCCTTACGCGGAGCCACCCGAGGCACTGGCGCGCGCGGCGCGGGAAGCAGGGCTGCAGCTGGTGCTGATCAACACGCCCCCGG GAGACCGCGAGAAGGGGGAAATGGGGCTGGGGGCCGTTCCCGGGAGGCAGGCGGCCTTTCGAGAGGGGCTGGAGCAGGCCGTGCTGTACGCCAAGGCGCTGGGCTGTCCCAG GATTCATCTGATGGCTGGCCGGGTGCCCCAGGGGGCCGATCGAGCAGCAGTCAGGGGTGAAATGGAGACAGTTTTTCTGGAGAACTTGAGGCACGCAGCTGGGGTTCTGGCTCAG GAGAACCTCGTGGGACTGCTGGAGCCCATCAACACCCGCGTCACGGACCCCCGGTACTTCCTGGATACGCCCCAGCAGG CGGCAGCCATCTTACAGAAGGCTGGGAGCCCCAACCTCCAGTTACAGATG ATCATGGATGGGAACCTGACTGGGAACATCCGGGAGTTCCTGCCCATTGTTG GGCACGTGCAGGTGGCCCAGGTCCCCGGCCGGGGGGAGCCCAGCAGCCCCGGAGAGCTGAATTTCCCTTATCTGTTCCAGCTGCTGGAAGAGGAAGGCTACAAAGGCTTTGTGGGCTGCGAGTACCAGCCTCAAG GAGACACGGTAGAGGGCTTGAGTTGGCTGCGTTCGTACTGGGATAAGCGGGGCCACCCACGGGCTGGCCACTGA
- the HYI gene encoding putative hydroxypyruvate isomerase isoform X5, with protein MAPLRFSANVSWLFPELASLSARLRAAGSSGFQAAEIGWPYAEPPEALARAAREAGLQLVLINTPPGDREKGEMGLGAVPGRQAAFREGLEQAVLYAKALGCPRIHLMAGRVPQGADRAAVRGEMETVFLENLRHAAGVLAQENLVGLLEPINTRVTDPRYFLDTPQQAAAILQKAGSPNLQLQMLLEEEGYKGFVGCEYQPQGDTVEGLSWLRSYWDKRGHPRAGH; from the exons ATGGCTCCGCTGCGCTTCTCGGCTAACGTGTCCTGGCTGTTCCCGGAGCTCGCCAGCCTCTCGGCGCGGCTCCGGGCCGCGGGCAGCTCGGGCTTTCAGGCAGCCGAGATCGGCTGGCCTTACGCGGAGCCACCCGAGGCACTGGCGCGCGCGGCGCGGGAAGCAGGGCTGCAGCTGGTGCTGATCAACACGCCCCCGG GAGACCGCGAGAAGGGGGAAATGGGGCTGGGGGCCGTTCCCGGGAGGCAGGCGGCCTTTCGAGAGGGGCTGGAGCAGGCCGTGCTGTACGCCAAGGCGCTGGGCTGTCCCAG GATTCATCTGATGGCTGGCCGGGTGCCCCAGGGGGCCGATCGAGCAGCAGTCAGGGGTGAAATGGAGACAGTTTTTCTGGAGAACTTGAGGCACGCAGCTGGGGTTCTGGCTCAG GAGAACCTCGTGGGACTGCTGGAGCCCATCAACACCCGCGTCACGGACCCCCGGTACTTCCTGGATACGCCCCAGCAGG CGGCAGCCATCTTACAGAAGGCTGGGAGCCCCAACCTCCAGTTACAGATG CTGCTGGAAGAGGAAGGCTACAAAGGCTTTGTGGGCTGCGAGTACCAGCCTCAAG GAGACACGGTAGAGGGCTTGAGTTGGCTGCGTTCGTACTGGGATAAGCGGGGCCACCCACGGGCTGGCCACTGA
- the HYI gene encoding putative hydroxypyruvate isomerase isoform X4 produces MAPLRFSANVSWLFPELASLSARLRAAGSSGFQAAEIGWPYAEPPEALARAAREAGLQLVLINTPPGDREKGEMGLGAVPGRQAAFREGLEQAVLYAKALGCPRIHLMAGRVPQGADRAAVRGEMETVFLENLRHAAGVLAQENLVGLLEPINTRVTDPRYFLDTPQQAAAILQKAGSPNLQLQMIMDGNLTGNIREFLPIVAAGRGRLQRLCGLRVPASRRHGRGLELAAFVLG; encoded by the exons ATGGCTCCGCTGCGCTTCTCGGCTAACGTGTCCTGGCTGTTCCCGGAGCTCGCCAGCCTCTCGGCGCGGCTCCGGGCCGCGGGCAGCTCGGGCTTTCAGGCAGCCGAGATCGGCTGGCCTTACGCGGAGCCACCCGAGGCACTGGCGCGCGCGGCGCGGGAAGCAGGGCTGCAGCTGGTGCTGATCAACACGCCCCCGG GAGACCGCGAGAAGGGGGAAATGGGGCTGGGGGCCGTTCCCGGGAGGCAGGCGGCCTTTCGAGAGGGGCTGGAGCAGGCCGTGCTGTACGCCAAGGCGCTGGGCTGTCCCAG GATTCATCTGATGGCTGGCCGGGTGCCCCAGGGGGCCGATCGAGCAGCAGTCAGGGGTGAAATGGAGACAGTTTTTCTGGAGAACTTGAGGCACGCAGCTGGGGTTCTGGCTCAG GAGAACCTCGTGGGACTGCTGGAGCCCATCAACACCCGCGTCACGGACCCCCGGTACTTCCTGGATACGCCCCAGCAGG CGGCAGCCATCTTACAGAAGGCTGGGAGCCCCAACCTCCAGTTACAGATG ATCATGGATGGGAACCTGACTGGGAACATCCGGGAGTTCCTGCCCATTGTTG CTGCTGGAAGAGGAAGGCTACAAAGGCTTTGTGGGCTGCGAGTACCAGCCTCAAG GAGACACGGTAGAGGGCTTGAGTTGGCTGCGTTCGTACTGGGATAA
- the HYI gene encoding putative hydroxypyruvate isomerase isoform X3: protein MAPLRFSANVSWLFPELASLSARLRAAGSSGFQAAEIGWPYAEPPEALARAAREAGLQLVLINTPPGDREKGEMGLGAVPGRQAAFREGLEQAVLYAKALGCPRIHLMAGRVPQGADRAAVRGEMETVFLENLRHAAGVLAQENLVGLLEPINTRVTDPRYFLDTPQQAAAILQKAGSPNLQLQMDMFHWQIMDGNLTGNIREFLPIVAAGRGRLQRLCGLRVPASRRHGRGLELAAFVLG from the exons ATGGCTCCGCTGCGCTTCTCGGCTAACGTGTCCTGGCTGTTCCCGGAGCTCGCCAGCCTCTCGGCGCGGCTCCGGGCCGCGGGCAGCTCGGGCTTTCAGGCAGCCGAGATCGGCTGGCCTTACGCGGAGCCACCCGAGGCACTGGCGCGCGCGGCGCGGGAAGCAGGGCTGCAGCTGGTGCTGATCAACACGCCCCCGG GAGACCGCGAGAAGGGGGAAATGGGGCTGGGGGCCGTTCCCGGGAGGCAGGCGGCCTTTCGAGAGGGGCTGGAGCAGGCCGTGCTGTACGCCAAGGCGCTGGGCTGTCCCAG GATTCATCTGATGGCTGGCCGGGTGCCCCAGGGGGCCGATCGAGCAGCAGTCAGGGGTGAAATGGAGACAGTTTTTCTGGAGAACTTGAGGCACGCAGCTGGGGTTCTGGCTCAG GAGAACCTCGTGGGACTGCTGGAGCCCATCAACACCCGCGTCACGGACCCCCGGTACTTCCTGGATACGCCCCAGCAGG CGGCAGCCATCTTACAGAAGGCTGGGAGCCCCAACCTCCAGTTACAGATG GACATGTTCCACTGGCAGATCATGGATGGGAACCTGACTGGGAACATCCGGGAGTTCCTGCCCATTGTTG CTGCTGGAAGAGGAAGGCTACAAAGGCTTTGTGGGCTGCGAGTACCAGCCTCAAG GAGACACGGTAGAGGGCTTGAGTTGGCTGCGTTCGTACTGGGATAA